The Humulus lupulus chromosome 4, drHumLupu1.1, whole genome shotgun sequence genome has a window encoding:
- the LOC133831124 gene encoding cell division control protein 48 homolog D produces MTDQAESSDAKGTKRDFSTAILERKKAANRLVVDEAINDDNSVVSLHPDTLEKLQLFRGDTILIKGKKRKDTVCIALADDTCDEPKIRMNKVVRSNLRVRLGDVVSVHQCADVKYGKRVHILPIDDSIEGVTGNLFDAYLKPYFLEAYRPVRKGDLFLVRGGMRSVEFKVIETDPPEYCVVAPDTEIFCEGEPVRREDEDRLDEVGYDDVGGVRKQMAQIRELVELPLRHPQLFKSIGVKPPKGILLYGPPGSGKTLIARAVANETGAFFFCINGPEIMSKLAGESESNLRKAFEEAEKNAPSIIFIDEIDSIAPKREKTHGEVERRIVSQLLTLMDGLKSRAHVIVMGATNRPNSIDPALRRFGRFDREIDIGVPDEIGRLEVLRIHTKNMKLAEDVDLERISKDTHGYVGADLAALCTEAALQCIREKMDVIDLEDESIDAEILNSMAVTNEHFATALGTSNPSALRETVVEVPNVSWEDIGGLENVKRELQETVQYPVEHPEKFEKFGMSPSKGVLFYGPPGCGKTLLAKAIANECQANFISVKGPELLTMWFGESEANVREIFDKARGSAPCVLFFDELDSIATQRGSSVGDAGGAADRVLNQLLTEMDGMSAKKTVFIIGATNRPDIIDPALLRPGRLDQLIYIPLPDEESRFQIFKSCLRKSPVAKDVDLSALAKYTQGFSGADITEICQRACKYAIRENIEKDIERERRRKDNPEAMEEDVDDEVAEIKAAHFEESMKYARRSVSDADIRKYQAFAQTLQQSRGFGTEFRFPESGSAAAGSDPFATTAGAADEDDLYN; encoded by the exons ATGACTGATCAAGCTGAATCTTCAGACGC TAAGGGAACGAAGAGGGACTTCAGTACCGCTATTCTCGAGCGGAAGAAGGCTGCGAATCGGCTTGTTGTGGATGAGGCTATCAACGATGACAACTCGGTTGTCTCTCTTCACCCGGACACCCTGGAGAAACTCCAACTCTTCCGTGGCGACACGATCTTGATTAAG GGAAAGAAAAGGAAGGACACTGTCTGCATTGCTCTTGCTGATGATACCTGCGATGAACCAAAGATAAGGATGAACAAGGTTGTTAGGAGCAATTTAAGAGTCAGGCTTGGAGATGTTGTTTCCGTGCATCAGTGTGCAGATGTCAAGTATGGAAAACGTGTGCACATTCTACCCATTGATGATTCCATTGAGGGAGTTACTGGGAATCTTTTTGATGCATACTTGAAAC CTTACTTCTTGGAAGCATATCGTCCAGTAAGAAAAGGTGATCTTTTCCTCGTTAGAGGAGGAATGAGGAGTGTTGAATTCAAGGTTATTGAAACTGACCCTCCAGAGTATTGTGTGGTTGCGCCTGACACTGAGATCTTCTGTGAGGGGGAGCCAGTGAGAAGGGAGGATGAGGATAGATTGGATGAGGTTGGTTATGATGATGTTGGTGGTGTTAGAAAGCAGATGGCTCAGATTCGTGAACTGGTGGAACTGCCACTTAGACACCCACAGCTGTTTAAATCAATTGGAGTTAAGCCACCAAAAGGAATTCTACTGTATGGACCTCCTGGATCTGGTAAAACTTTAATTGCACGAGCTGTTGCAAATGAAACTGGTGCATTCTTTTTCTGCATTAATGGACCAGAGATCATGTCAAAGTTGGCTGGAGAGAGTGAAAGCAATTTGAGGAAAGCTTTTGAGGAAGCAGAGAAGAATGCCCcatcaattatttttattgatgagatTGATTCAATAGCTCCAAAGCGAGAGAAGACACATGGAGAAGTTGAGAGGAGGATTGTTTCCCAGCTACTGACACTCATGGATGGACTGAAATCTCGTGCACATGTCATTGTTATGGGTGCTACAAATCGTCCCAACAGTATTGACCCAGCCCTTAGAAGGTTTGGCAGATTTGATAGGGAAATAGATATTGGTGTTCCTGATGAAATTGGTCGTCTTGAGGTCCTTCGTATTCATACAAAGAACATGAAGCTTGCTGAAGAT GTGGATTTGGAAAGAATTTCTAAGGACACACATGGTTACGTTGGTGCTGATCTTGCTGCTCTGTGTACTGAGGCTGCACTTCAGTGCATTAGGGAGAAGATGGATGTTATTGACTTAGAGGATGAGTCAATAGATGCTGAGATACTGAACTCAATGGCTGTTACAAATGAGCACTTTGCTACTGCTCTTGGAACAAGCAATCCATCTGCCCTCCGTGAGACG GTTGTTGAGGTGCCCAATGTTAGTTGGGAGGATATAGGAGGTCTTGAGAATGTCAAGAGGGAACTTCAAGAG ACTGTACAGTACCCTGTGGAGCATCCTGAGAAATTCGAGAAGTTTGGTATGTCGCCTTCTAAGGGAGTTCTTTTCTATGGTCCTCCTGGATGTGGAAAGACCCTTCTTGCCAAAGCCATTGCCAATGAGTGTCAGGCCAACTTTATCAGTGTCAAGGGTCCTGAGTTGCTTACAATGTGGTTTGGAGAGAGTGAGGCTAATGTAAGGGAAATTTTTGACAAGGCCAGAGGATCTGCACCATGTGTTCTGTTCTTTGATGAACTTGACTCAATTGCTACTCAG AGAGGTAGCAGTGTAGGAGATGCTGGTGGTGCTGCTGATAGAGTTTTGAACCAGCTTCTTACTGAAATGGATGGTATGTCTGCCAAGAAGACTGTTTTCATTATTGGGGCCACCAACAGACCAGACATTATAGACCCTGCTCTTCTACGTCCAGGCCGTCTTGATCAGCTGATTTATATTCCTCTTCCAGATGAGGAATCTCGTTTTCAAATCTTCAAGTCCTGCCTTAGGAAGTCACCAGTCGCCAAAGATGTTGACCTCAGTGCCCTTGCCAAGTACACTCAAGGATTTAGTGGTGCAGATATCACTGAAATCTGCCAGCGTGCCTGCAAATATGCCATCAGAGAGAACATCGAGAAA GATATTGAGAGGGAGAGGAGAAGAAAGGATAACCCTGAGGCGATGGAAGAGGATGTGGATGATGAAGTAGCGGAGATCAAGGCAGCTCACTTTGAGGAATCAATGAAGTATGCTCGGCGGAGTGTCAGTGATGCTGATATCCGCAAATACCAGGCATTTGCTCAAACATTGCAGCAGTCGAGAGGGTTTGGAACCGAATTCAGGTTCCCAGAGTCTGGCTCTGCAGCAGCAGGATCTGACCCTTTTGCAACCACTGCCGGTGCGGCTGATGAAGATGACCTTTACAATTAG